A genomic segment from uncultured Marinifilum sp. encodes:
- a CDS encoding OmpA family protein encodes MKLLPFAGILCSIGILISCSSRSYVNRGDKMLLSGRYYHAQAMYEKGYKKQKDKYQKGEIAFKSASCFDNINEPRKAASWYRKAIMNRDTFADAVKNLAYAEVKNGKLEEAEENFWEYLDLKPEMKGTDDASKILKRISYWREFPGRYKVESLKDYNSSASDFAPVYMGKDTNVIFFTSNRKYKDRPKKDGVTGEYYTNIYQSHYSNELIRKSRKKKGRKAKTRKIITDTYQWSKPEGIGDTINTEMNEGAACFTSDGDIMYFTSSKRVNKDYQGTKIYAVQRKNGEWGRTALQTLVPDSISVGHPSISEDGKIMYFISDMPGGYGGNDIWMSKKSGSGWSEAQNLGRPINSPDNELFPYIRNNGMLYFASDREGGMGGLDIYQAQRNENGVWLVDNMKYPINSTADDFAIHFQEKHEKGMFSSSRRKGNDDIYRFDYVPLQFTFSGQVLDSESNKPVEKAKINMVSSDGEQSNIRTDKDGNFFFELKPDIEYIAMVSKDGYLNGKELVNTLNIDISRNFKSIINIKPIEKPIELPNIFYDFGSWSLREESKEALDGLVETLNDNPKITIELGSHSDFIGNEATNKAISQKRAQSVVNYLIDKGIYWDRLVARGYGESQPRKITAAIAKENNFLKVGDILTESKIVKFNSRQIEIANQLNRRTEFKVLSTDYMPGSNSKIKPGSQSSRIGNTLVQDLNKVEGVFYTVQIGVFDENSIPTELQQFEVVFRAKVNDTTSRYTTGIFDDLEKAKAKAKIINKKGIKAFVIAYYKGKKITFAEAKKLKK; translated from the coding sequence ATGAAACTTCTTCCTTTTGCCGGTATTCTATGTAGTATCGGAATTCTAATATCTTGTTCTTCTAGATCGTATGTGAACCGAGGCGATAAAATGCTTCTGTCTGGTAGGTATTATCATGCTCAGGCAATGTATGAAAAGGGATATAAAAAGCAAAAAGATAAATATCAAAAGGGTGAAATTGCCTTTAAGAGTGCATCTTGTTTTGATAATATTAATGAACCACGTAAAGCTGCTTCATGGTATCGTAAGGCTATTATGAACAGAGATACTTTTGCCGATGCTGTAAAAAATTTGGCTTATGCCGAAGTAAAAAATGGTAAACTGGAAGAGGCCGAAGAAAATTTTTGGGAATATCTAGATCTAAAACCAGAGATGAAAGGTACCGATGATGCATCGAAAATATTAAAACGAATTTCCTATTGGCGAGAGTTTCCTGGAAGATATAAAGTTGAAAGTTTAAAAGATTATAATTCCTCGGCAAGCGATTTTGCTCCCGTTTATATGGGAAAAGATACCAATGTTATCTTTTTTACATCAAATAGAAAATACAAAGATCGTCCTAAAAAAGATGGGGTAACAGGAGAATATTATACAAATATTTACCAGTCGCACTATTCCAACGAACTAATTCGAAAAAGCAGAAAGAAGAAAGGCAGAAAAGCAAAAACCAGAAAAATAATTACCGATACTTACCAATGGAGTAAACCCGAAGGAATTGGAGATACAATAAATACCGAAATGAACGAAGGTGCAGCTTGTTTTACAAGCGACGGTGATATTATGTATTTTACCTCTTCGAAAAGAGTGAATAAAGATTATCAGGGAACTAAAATTTATGCTGTACAAAGGAAAAATGGTGAATGGGGCCGTACAGCTCTTCAAACATTAGTGCCCGATTCCATATCTGTAGGACATCCATCCATTTCTGAAGATGGTAAAATTATGTATTTTATTTCTGATATGCCTGGTGGATATGGTGGAAATGATATTTGGATGAGTAAAAAAAGTGGTAGCGGATGGAGTGAAGCTCAAAATCTGGGTAGGCCGATTAATTCTCCGGATAATGAGCTGTTTCCTTATATTCGAAATAATGGAATGTTATACTTTGCTTCTGACAGAGAAGGAGGAATGGGTGGATTGGATATATACCAGGCTCAACGAAACGAAAATGGCGTTTGGTTGGTCGATAATATGAAATATCCAATTAATTCTACTGCCGACGATTTTGCAATTCATTTTCAGGAAAAACATGAGAAAGGAATGTTTAGTTCATCGCGCCGAAAAGGGAATGATGATATTTACAGATTTGATTATGTGCCTTTACAGTTTACTTTTTCGGGGCAAGTACTCGATTCCGAATCTAATAAACCAGTCGAAAAGGCAAAAATTAACATGGTTTCTTCAGATGGAGAACAAAGCAATATTAGAACAGATAAAGACGGAAATTTCTTTTTCGAGTTAAAGCCCGATATAGAGTATATTGCAATGGTGTCGAAAGATGGTTATTTGAATGGTAAAGAATTGGTGAATACCTTAAATATTGATATTAGCCGTAATTTTAAATCTATTATCAACATAAAGCCAATAGAAAAACCAATAGAATTGCCTAATATCTTTTACGATTTTGGAAGTTGGAGCTTAAGAGAAGAATCGAAAGAAGCTCTCGATGGCTTGGTTGAAACGCTAAATGATAACCCAAAAATTACAATCGAATTAGGATCTCACTCCGATTTTATTGGTAATGAGGCAACAAATAAAGCGATTTCTCAAAAAAGAGCTCAGTCGGTCGTGAATTATTTAATTGATAAAGGAATTTATTGGGACCGATTGGTGGCACGGGGATATGGCGAATCGCAACCTAGAAAAATTACTGCAGCCATCGCTAAAGAAAACAATTTCTTAAAAGTTGGTGATATTTTAACGGAAAGTAAAATTGTAAAATTTAATTCCAGACAAATAGAAATTGCGAATCAATTAAATCGTAGAACAGAATTCAAAGTTTTATCTACCGATTATATGCCAGGATCAAATTCTAAAATAAAACCAGGATCTCAATCTAGCAGAATTGGAAATACATTAGTTCAAGACTTAAATAAAGTAGAAGGTGTATTTTACACAGTACAGATAGGTGTTTTCGATGAAAATTCTATTCCTACTGAACTTCAACAGTTCGAGGTAGTTTTTCGTGCAAAAGTTAACGATACTACCAGCAGGTATACAACAGGAATTTTCGATGACCTCGAAAAGGCAAAAGCCAAAGCTAAAATCATTA
- a CDS encoding glutamine synthetase III, translating into MATIRFKALSELLSRKPVSVSLPSNKVTDYYGELVFNVESMRKYLSKDAFKAVMAANQKGGSIDRKMSDGIALGMKSWAIEKGATHYTHWFQPLTDGTAEKHDGFIDYGDGGNMIENFSGKLLAQQEPDASSFPSGGIRQTFEARGYTAWDVSSPAFIVGTTLCIPTVFISYTGEALDYKTPLLKALAAVDEAAVDVCQYFDKNVTKVSANLGWEQEYFLVDEALFQARPDLALTGRTLMGHSSSKDQQLDDHYFGSIPERVTRFMMELELESHKLGIPVKTRHNEVAPSQFELAPIYEEANLANDHNQLIMDVMKKVARHHKFRILFHEKPYAGVNGSGKHNNWSLSTDTGVVLMAPGKNPKGNMQFLTFVVNTLMAVYKNQDLLRASILTASNSHRLGANEAPPSIVSVFLGDEVSKMLKKIVDEVGEKKMTPDEKTALKLGIGRIPEIILDNTDRNRTSPFAFTGNRFEFRAVGSSVNNAAAMTALNAAMAVQLKDFKKAVDHLINEGIKKDEAIFQVLKKMIIECEPIRFNGDGYSGAWVIEAKKRGLTNITSVPESLTKYLDAPAKRSMVESGVMTEKELEARVEVEMEKFTMKVQIEARVLGDLAINHIVPTAVAYQTKLIQNVQGLRDIFSPEEFEELAAARKGLIKEISGHISAIKAKVKGMVDARKTCNVIKDGHDMAFAYDQKVRPYLDDIRYHIDKLELVVDNEMWPLPKYRELLFNN; encoded by the coding sequence ATGGCCACCATTAGATTTAAAGCGTTAAGCGAATTGCTATCAAGGAAACCAGTCTCGGTATCTTTACCTTCCAATAAGGTTACAGATTACTATGGAGAGTTGGTATTTAATGTAGAATCCATGAGAAAGTATCTTTCTAAAGATGCATTTAAAGCTGTTATGGCAGCTAACCAAAAAGGTGGATCTATCGATAGAAAAATGTCAGATGGTATTGCTTTAGGAATGAAATCCTGGGCCATAGAAAAAGGAGCAACTCACTATACTCACTGGTTTCAGCCGTTAACCGATGGAACAGCAGAGAAACACGACGGATTCATCGATTATGGTGATGGTGGTAATATGATTGAAAATTTCTCAGGGAAATTACTTGCCCAGCAGGAACCTGATGCTTCATCTTTCCCATCAGGAGGTATTCGCCAGACTTTTGAGGCTCGCGGTTATACTGCTTGGGATGTTTCTTCTCCTGCTTTTATCGTTGGAACTACTCTTTGTATTCCTACAGTGTTTATTTCTTACACAGGAGAAGCTCTTGATTATAAAACCCCATTACTAAAAGCACTAGCTGCTGTCGATGAGGCTGCTGTTGATGTTTGTCAGTATTTCGATAAAAATGTAACTAAAGTAAGCGCTAACCTTGGTTGGGAACAAGAATATTTCCTTGTTGATGAAGCATTGTTTCAGGCTCGTCCTGATCTTGCATTAACAGGTCGTACACTTATGGGACACTCATCTTCTAAAGACCAACAGTTAGATGATCACTATTTTGGATCTATTCCCGAACGTGTAACAAGATTTATGATGGAATTGGAATTGGAAAGCCATAAGCTTGGTATCCCTGTTAAAACCCGTCATAACGAGGTAGCTCCTTCTCAGTTCGAATTGGCTCCTATTTACGAAGAGGCTAACCTTGCAAATGATCACAATCAGTTAATTATGGATGTGATGAAAAAAGTAGCTCGTCATCATAAATTCCGTATTCTTTTCCATGAAAAACCTTATGCAGGTGTTAATGGATCAGGAAAACACAATAACTGGTCGTTAAGCACCGATACAGGAGTTGTTTTAATGGCTCCAGGGAAAAATCCTAAGGGAAATATGCAGTTCCTTACTTTTGTTGTAAATACTTTAATGGCTGTTTATAAAAATCAGGACCTTTTACGTGCTTCTATTCTTACAGCTTCTAATAGCCACCGTTTAGGTGCAAACGAAGCTCCTCCATCAATTGTTTCAGTATTTTTGGGCGACGAAGTTTCAAAAATGCTAAAGAAAATTGTTGATGAGGTTGGTGAAAAGAAAATGACTCCAGATGAGAAAACTGCTTTGAAATTAGGTATTGGACGTATTCCTGAAATTATTTTAGATAATACCGATCGTAACCGTACTTCACCTTTCGCATTTACTGGTAACCGTTTCGAGTTTCGAGCTGTAGGTTCTTCGGTAAATAATGCTGCTGCTATGACAGCTTTAAATGCAGCCATGGCTGTTCAGTTAAAAGATTTCAAGAAAGCTGTCGATCATCTTATAAATGAAGGAATTAAGAAGGATGAGGCAATTTTCCAGGTGCTTAAGAAAATGATTATTGAGTGTGAACCTATCCGTTTTAATGGGGATGGTTACTCAGGTGCATGGGTTATCGAAGCTAAGAAAAGAGGCTTAACAAATATTACAAGTGTACCAGAATCATTAACGAAATATTTAGACGCTCCTGCTAAAAGATCGATGGTAGAAAGTGGTGTAATGACCGAAAAAGAACTTGAAGCTCGTGTTGAAGTGGAAATGGAGAAATTTACCATGAAAGTACAAATCGAAGCGCGTGTTCTTGGCGATTTGGCAATTAACCACATAGTTCCAACAGCAGTAGCTTACCAAACTAAGCTAATCCAAAATGTGCAAGGCTTAAGAGATATATTTAGTCCCGAAGAGTTTGAAGAGCTTGCAGCTGCACGTAAAGGACTAATTAAAGAAATTTCCGGACATATTTCTGCTATAAAAGCCAAAGTTAAAGGAATGGTTGATGCACGTAAAACATGTAATGTAATTAAGGATGGTCATGATATGGCTTTTGCTTACGATCAAAAAGTTCGTCCTTATCTTGATGATATTCGTTACCATATTGACAAATTAGAACTTGTTGTTGATAATGAAATGTGGCCATTACCAAAATATCGTGAGTTATTATTTAATAATTAA